A region of Solanum dulcamara chromosome 7, daSolDulc1.2, whole genome shotgun sequence DNA encodes the following proteins:
- the LOC129896743 gene encoding protein HYPER-SENSITIVITY-RELATED 4-like, giving the protein MSSSSAESKMALAKTVLSTVGSVAATTMLVRSIIHDYIPRELHDYLFFGLKNMFTKFSNQLTMVIDEFDGLVNNEIYEAAEIYLGNKLSPNIHRLKISKPEKEKNFNIAMERNEEVTDVYNGQTFKWIWLCRQTESKHFYNSGDINSTLKSEIRSFEVTFHNKNKDLVLNSYLPHIMKEAKLLKHVNKTIKIHTVDCERMYNLHEMWKPVNLDHPATFETIAMESDQKDMILKDLERFVKRKDYYRKVGKAWKRGYLLFGPPGTGKSSLIAAMANYLNFDIYDLELTTLRGNMELRRLLVATANKSILVVEDIDCTIDLQDNLANRASVVHSINGFRMQESKVTLSGLLNFIDGLWSSCGDERIIIFTTNHIEKLDPALLRPGRMDMHIHMTYCTPCGFKLLATNYLGIKDHKLFKEIEELIDIANVTPAEVAEQLLKEDEIDDSLKGLINFLHKKIKENEEGKANKVEITQVDSVDEKKENVENEIKEKGLPNGES; this is encoded by the exons ATGTCCTCTTCATCAGCAGAATCGAAAATGGCCTTGGCCAAGACTGTTTTATCGACAGTAGGTTCTGTTGCTGCGACAACCATGTTGGTTCGTTCGATAATCCACGACTATATACCCCGGGAACTCCATGACTATCTCTTCTTTGGACTCAAAAACATGTTCACTAAGTTCTCGAATCAGCTAACGATGGTGATTGACGAATTTGATGGCCTCGTCAACAACGAAATTTATGAAGCTGCTGAGATCTATTTGGGAAACAAGTTGTCACCTAACATCCATCGACTTAAAATTAGTAAGCCTGAGAAGGAGAAGAATTTCAACATCGCGATGGAACGTAATGAGGAG GTGACAGATGTTTATAATGGACAGACATTCAAGTGGATTTGGCTCTGTAGACAAACAGAGTCTAAACACTTCTATAATTCCGGGGACATAAATTCCACTCTAAAATCTGAAATCAGGTCCTTTGAGGTCACATTTCACAACAAAAACAAGGACCTTGTCCTTAATTCGTACTTGCCTCACATCATGAAAGAAGCAAAATTGCTAAAACACGTAAACAAGACGATCAAGATTCACACTGTGGATTGCGAGAGAATGTACAATTTACACGAAATGTGGAAGCCGGTGAATCTTGATCATCCAGCCACATTTGAGACAATCGCGATGGAATCAGACCAAAAAGACATGATCTTGAAGGATTTGGAGAGATTCGTGAAGAGGAAAGATTATTATAGGAAAGTTGGCAAGGCATGGAAAAGAGGGTATTTGCTGTTTGGTCCTCCAGGGACAGGAAAATCGAGTTTGATTGCTGCGATGGCTAATTATTTGAACTTCGATATATATGATTTGGAGTTGACAACGCTGAGGGGGAACATGGAGTTACGGAGATTGTTGGTTGCCACAGCCAATAAGTCCATTTTGGTGGTGGAAGACATTGATTGTACCATTGACTTGCAAGATAATTTGGCTAATCGAGCTTCCGTTGTTCATTCAATTAATGGTTTTCGTATGCAAGAAAGCAAG GTGACCTTATCAGGTTTACTGAATTTTATTGATGGATTGTGGTCGAGTTGTGGAGACGAAAGAATCATAATTTTCACAACAAATCACATAGAGAAACTCGATCCTGCATTGTTACGACCTGGTAGAATGGACATGCACATTCACATGACATATTGCACACCTTGTGGCTTCAAACTTCTTGCTACCAATTACTTAGGTATTAAAGATCATAAATTGTTCAAAGAAATTGAGGAATTGATTGACATAGCCAATGTGACACCAGCAGAAGTGGCAGAACAATTGTTGAAGGAAGATGAAATTGATGATTCCCTTAAAGGGTTGATTAATTTTCTTCacaaaaagataaaagagaATGAAGAGGGAAAGGCTAATAAAGTAGAAATAACTCAAGTGGATTCTGTTgatgaaaagaaggaaaatGTTGAAAATGAGATTAAAGAAAAGGGATTACCAAATGGGGAAAGTTAA